Proteins found in one Synergistales bacterium genomic segment:
- a CDS encoding transporter substrate-binding domain-containing protein translates to MMIRSWGFLMIAAVLLLCVAATGTATARTAAEGGGLAEVRERGVLRHIGIPYANFVTGAGDGFSVELAKGFADYLGVDYSFVPATWGSVISDLVGRKVRLADGEVIEGQRVPVKGDIIATGFTVLPWRKEVVAYSDPTFITQVWLIADSALPVKPIVPTGNLSRDIALTKEKVAGLSVLGVRNTCVDPALYGLASHGAEIVHFHGNLNELAPAVLGGKADATILDVPDSLVALQKWPGDIKILGPISEPQHMACAFRKGSTELLRAFNRYLQEVRKERRYAELVERYYPTVLEYFPEFFAR, encoded by the coding sequence ATGATGATTCGTTCATGGGGGTTTCTGATGATTGCCGCAGTGCTGCTCCTCTGTGTTGCTGCGACCGGAACCGCGACGGCGCGTACTGCGGCGGAGGGCGGAGGATTGGCCGAGGTTCGGGAACGAGGCGTACTCCGCCATATCGGTATCCCCTACGCGAACTTTGTGACCGGAGCCGGTGACGGCTTTTCCGTCGAGCTCGCCAAGGGCTTTGCCGACTATCTTGGAGTGGACTATTCCTTTGTCCCAGCCACCTGGGGGAGTGTGATCAGCGATCTTGTCGGGCGAAAGGTCCGGCTTGCCGACGGAGAAGTGATTGAAGGCCAGAGGGTGCCGGTTAAGGGCGATATCATCGCCACGGGGTTCACCGTGCTTCCCTGGCGGAAAGAGGTGGTGGCCTATTCCGATCCCACCTTCATCACCCAGGTCTGGCTCATTGCGGACAGCGCACTGCCGGTGAAACCCATTGTCCCCACCGGGAATCTCTCCCGTGACATAGCACTGACCAAGGAGAAGGTGGCGGGGTTATCGGTGCTGGGCGTCAGGAATACCTGTGTCGATCCGGCGCTCTACGGACTGGCCTCCCACGGCGCCGAGATCGTCCATTTCCACGGGAACCTCAACGAGCTCGCCCCGGCGGTGCTCGGCGGGAAAGCCGACGCCACAATTCTTGATGTCCCCGATTCCCTGGTGGCTCTCCAGAAGTGGCCCGGCGATATCAAGATCCTGGGTCCCATCTCGGAACCGCAGCATATGGCCTGCGCTTTCCGGAAAGGGTCGACGGAGCTCCTCAGGGCCTTCAATCGCTATCTGCAGGAGGTCCGGAAAGAGAGGCGCTATGCCGAGTTGGTGGAGAGGTACTATCCTACCGTGCTGGAGTATTTCCCGGAGTTCTTTGCACGTTGA
- a CDS encoding UbiD family decarboxylase → MEQSLRAALNQLEEQGAVHVVDRPVELRYELGAVLSEKRRGPALYFSNVAGATMPVVGNLFTTRARLARLLGADTPAELQRRCIAGITSGRAAEVVASGPVQACRMEPPIGLKERLPVPTWFEREGGPYITAGVIVAKDPETGKRNVSIARFRVEEEEDTLLAGISPSHHLSRLMEKATARGESLPLAIVIGNHPAVLLASQMYVALGHDEFDIAGALLGEPLRLVPCTTVDLEVPAEAEIVLEGHLHPGNLVDEGPVSEFHGFYEHYGPGQLVKVTALTHRRDPLYQAILPGFAPEHLLLGGEAIAATTCRALQEVIPAVQRVVVTEGGMGRLHAVVTLHAPRAGEARRAIALAMGHTNLLKFVTAVDDDVDPENPLELEWALAARFRGEEDLLALPGMRADRCDPQERAGTVTKIGMDCTLASDDRSTAGGNDLAAPPREILEKVRKEIRSY, encoded by the coding sequence ATGGAACAGAGCTTGCGTGCTGCACTGAATCAGCTGGAGGAACAGGGGGCGGTCCACGTTGTGGATCGGCCTGTGGAGCTTCGATACGAGCTCGGTGCGGTGCTCTCCGAGAAGCGGCGGGGGCCGGCGCTCTATTTCAGCAATGTCGCCGGTGCGACCATGCCCGTTGTGGGAAATCTCTTCACCACGCGGGCGAGGCTCGCGCGCCTGCTGGGGGCCGATACGCCGGCCGAACTGCAACGACGATGTATCGCGGGGATTACCTCCGGCAGGGCGGCGGAGGTCGTTGCCTCCGGGCCCGTGCAGGCATGCCGAATGGAGCCCCCCATCGGCCTGAAAGAGCGTCTGCCCGTTCCCACCTGGTTCGAACGAGAGGGCGGACCCTACATCACCGCCGGTGTCATTGTGGCAAAGGATCCCGAGACGGGCAAGCGGAATGTCTCCATCGCCCGGTTCAGGGTCGAGGAGGAAGAAGACACCCTGTTGGCGGGCATCTCCCCCTCACATCATCTGAGCCGGCTGATGGAGAAGGCGACGGCCCGGGGGGAATCGCTGCCGCTGGCCATCGTTATCGGCAATCACCCGGCCGTTCTGCTTGCCTCGCAGATGTATGTCGCCCTGGGGCACGACGAGTTCGACATCGCCGGTGCGCTCCTGGGCGAGCCGCTGCGGCTGGTTCCCTGCACAACGGTGGACCTGGAGGTCCCCGCCGAGGCGGAGATCGTTCTGGAGGGGCATCTCCATCCCGGCAACCTGGTGGACGAAGGACCGGTGTCGGAGTTCCACGGCTTCTACGAACACTATGGGCCGGGCCAGCTGGTGAAGGTGACGGCGCTCACCCACAGGCGGGATCCCCTCTATCAGGCGATCCTGCCCGGTTTCGCCCCGGAGCATCTCCTGCTCGGCGGCGAGGCCATCGCCGCGACGACCTGCAGGGCCCTGCAGGAGGTGATCCCCGCCGTTCAGCGTGTGGTGGTCACCGAAGGCGGCATGGGCCGTCTCCACGCCGTCGTCACGCTGCATGCGCCGCGGGCCGGCGAGGCCAGACGGGCCATCGCCCTGGCCATGGGGCATACCAATCTCCTGAAGTTCGTGACGGCCGTGGATGACGACGTGGACCCGGAGAATCCCCTGGAGCTGGAGTGGGCCCTGGCGGCCAGATTCCGGGGAGAGGAGGATCTGCTCGCACTCCCCGGGATGAGGGCCGATCGCTGTGATCCCCAGGAGCGGGCGGGAACGGTGACGAAGATCGGAATGGACTGCACCCTGGCTTCGGATGACCGTTCAACGGCCGGGGGGAACGATCTGGCGGCCCCGCCCCGGGAGATCCTGGAGAAGGTGCGAAAGGAGATCCGCAGCTATTGA